Proteins from a genomic interval of Lactococcus protaetiae:
- a CDS encoding Gfo/Idh/MocA family protein — translation MLKLGVVGTSWIARSFIDAASLTKKFTFSAVYSRHLDTAAKFSADFENVQQFDQFDQFLASDLDIIYIASPNALHFEQAKAAILAGHNVITEKPAFSNPSELTEIIQLADEKNILFFEAARNIHEHSFTLIKDFLADKTITGADFTYSKYSSKMPALLRGELPNKFNPKFSGGLLADLGVYLLYAAIFWFGKPQDAHYDAVVLPSGVDVSGVGSLDYHDFKVAIKCAGNFNSYLPSEIYTTDGTLILDGVNAISSAKFIALDGSETKIELTAPKHSLYDEAVKFAEILTNKDFETARKLQSFAKDVASTSYKMRQSAGIVFDADKK, via the coding sequence ATGTTAAAACTAGGAGTAGTAGGAACAAGTTGGATTGCTCGCTCATTCATTGATGCCGCATCTCTCACAAAAAAGTTTACTTTTAGCGCTGTTTATTCAAGACATCTTGACACTGCAGCAAAATTTTCAGCTGATTTTGAAAACGTTCAACAATTTGACCAGTTTGACCAGTTTTTGGCATCTGACTTAGATATCATCTATATTGCTAGCCCAAATGCACTCCATTTTGAGCAAGCAAAAGCTGCGATTTTGGCTGGACACAATGTCATCACTGAAAAGCCTGCTTTCTCAAATCCGTCAGAACTGACAGAAATTATTCAACTTGCTGACGAAAAAAATATTCTCTTTTTCGAAGCTGCACGCAATATCCATGAGCATTCTTTTACGCTCATCAAAGATTTTCTTGCTGACAAAACTATCACTGGTGCTGACTTCACTTATTCAAAGTATTCATCAAAAATGCCTGCTTTACTGCGCGGTGAATTACCAAATAAATTTAACCCCAAATTCTCTGGTGGACTTCTTGCAGACCTCGGCGTTTACCTTTTGTATGCTGCAATCTTCTGGTTTGGAAAACCTCAAGATGCTCACTACGATGCCGTTGTTCTCCCTAGTGGAGTTGATGTTTCTGGCGTCGGCTCGCTTGATTATCATGACTTCAAAGTTGCTATCAAGTGTGCTGGTAATTTTAATAGCTACTTACCCAGTGAAATTTATACCACAGATGGCACACTGATTTTAGATGGTGTTAACGCTATCTCCTCTGCAAAATTCATTGCCCTTGATGGTTCAGAAACAAAAATCGAGCTTACCGCTCCGAAACATTCTCTCTATGATGAAGCAGTAAAATTCGCCGAAATCCTGACCAATAAAGATTTTGAAACAGCTCGCAAGCTCCAAAGCTTTGCCAAAGATGTCGCGAGCACCTCATACAAAATGCGTCAAAGCGCTGGTATCGTTTTTGATGCTGACAAAAAATAA
- a CDS encoding thioesterase family protein, which yields MTEIKLGTTFSVSTIVDESNIASTVGSGLLPIFATPMMIAQMEKAASELLAPFLEKGQTSVGIKIDVSHDKASPIGATITTTAKIIAVDRRQVDFEVISKDEKSLIGKGFHSRFIIDSQKFLEKLK from the coding sequence ATGACCGAGATAAAACTTGGAACAACCTTTTCTGTAAGCACTATCGTTGATGAAAGCAATATCGCAAGTACTGTTGGTAGCGGACTGCTCCCTATCTTTGCTACTCCCATGATGATTGCTCAAATGGAAAAAGCAGCAAGTGAACTACTCGCACCATTTTTGGAAAAGGGTCAAACTTCTGTTGGCATAAAAATTGATGTCAGCCATGACAAAGCCAGCCCCATTGGCGCAACAATTACCACAACAGCAAAAATTATCGCGGTTGACCGCAGACAAGTTGACTTCGAAGTCATTTCTAAAGATGAAAAAAGCCTGATTGGCAAAGGATTTCACAGTCGTTTCATCATAGATAGCCAAAAATTTCTCGAAAAATTGAAGTGA
- a CDS encoding ClC family H(+)/Cl(-) exchange transporter, translating into MKLKDIEKSPNKNLYLLFLSVLVGLTAGFLASLYRLALEKAETLGREIYHFVSLHLMFIPFLVISLVIIAGIVSLFMKWFPMSSGSGIPQVKGQLQGYFRNNWFTTAFSKFIAGTLAMFAGLSLGREGPSIQLGAAMGQMVSGRLAQTERHKRILIASGASAGLSAAFNAPLSGVMFTLEEVFKYFSPLILLTCMTSAMVADVVSRIIFGEGAVFHFQISGSIALSDYWLLLILGVILGFFGAFYNWTLLSSQRLMSKIRLPFVRVVISFLSVGLMALIFPIVIGSGHILMDSFSFGMGLGFLCLILIAKYFISMVSYASGVPGGIFFPLLVLGASLGAVYATIVLAAFHLPSHLFANFVILSMAGTFTAIVRAPMTGILLLVEMTGSFDHLLPLALVSLVAYVIADLLGSEPIYDSLLERMLSARNGDEEISEGQMMFETMVQFDAKADHKRLEQLALPEGVLLVSIHRSGKDLIPRGKTELQAGDYLTFLVNREDEVVAREQIRKILTEKTSISS; encoded by the coding sequence ATGAAACTTAAAGATATAGAAAAATCACCCAATAAAAATTTGTACCTTCTTTTTTTGAGCGTACTTGTTGGATTAACTGCAGGTTTTTTGGCAAGTTTGTATCGTTTGGCGTTGGAGAAGGCGGAAACGTTAGGGCGCGAAATTTATCATTTCGTGTCTTTGCATTTAATGTTCATTCCTTTTCTCGTGATTTCTTTAGTCATTATTGCTGGTATTGTGAGTTTGTTTATGAAGTGGTTTCCTATGAGTTCTGGTTCCGGTATTCCACAGGTCAAGGGGCAATTGCAAGGTTACTTTAGAAATAACTGGTTTACGACTGCTTTTTCTAAATTTATCGCAGGCACATTAGCAATGTTTGCTGGTTTATCGCTGGGACGTGAGGGGCCTTCGATTCAACTGGGAGCTGCTATGGGACAAATGGTATCAGGTCGGTTGGCGCAAACAGAACGGCATAAGCGTATTCTGATTGCATCAGGTGCCTCTGCAGGTTTATCTGCTGCTTTTAATGCCCCTTTATCAGGTGTCATGTTTACTTTAGAAGAAGTTTTTAAATATTTTTCACCTTTAATTTTGTTGACTTGTATGACTTCTGCGATGGTGGCGGATGTTGTTTCGAGAATTATTTTTGGTGAAGGAGCAGTTTTTCATTTTCAAATCTCTGGTTCTATTGCACTTTCTGACTATTGGTTATTATTAATATTAGGGGTGATTTTAGGGTTTTTTGGTGCTTTTTATAATTGGACTTTACTTTCTAGTCAGAGGTTGATGAGTAAGATTCGCTTGCCTTTTGTTCGAGTTGTGATTAGTTTTTTAAGTGTTGGATTGATGGCACTGATTTTTCCAATTGTTATTGGTAGTGGTCATATTTTGATGGATTCCTTTAGTTTCGGAATGGGGCTTGGTTTTCTATGCTTGATTTTGATTGCTAAGTATTTTATCTCAATGGTTTCTTATGCTTCTGGAGTTCCAGGAGGAATTTTCTTTCCACTTTTGGTACTTGGGGCGAGTTTGGGTGCTGTGTATGCCACGATTGTTTTGGCAGCTTTTCATTTGCCAAGTCATCTATTTGCGAACTTTGTGATTCTTTCAATGGCTGGGACATTTACGGCAATTGTGCGTGCGCCGATGACGGGAATTCTATTATTGGTTGAAATGACGGGTTCTTTTGACCATTTGCTTCCTTTGGCACTGGTTTCTTTGGTAGCTTATGTTATTGCTGATTTATTGGGCTCAGAACCTATTTATGATTCACTTTTGGAGCGAATGTTGAGTGCGCGAAATGGTGATGAGGAAATTTCAGAAGGTCAGATGATGTTTGAAACAATGGTGCAATTTGATGCGAAGGCTGATCATAAGAGACTGGAACAATTGGCTCTGCCTGAAGGCGTTTTACTTGTTTCTATTCATCGGTCGGGTAAAGATTTGATTCCAAGGGGAAAAACGGAGTTGCAAGCTGGAGATTATTTGACTTTTTTGGTTAACCGTGAGGATGAAGTAGTTGCGCGTGAACAGATTAGGAAAATTTTGACTGAAAAAACATCTATCAGTAGCTGA
- a CDS encoding demethylmenaquinone methyltransferase yields MTEVNEERVHEIFNTISEDYDKMNSIISFKQHDLWRAQTMKKMGNLTGQKVLDLCCGTGDWLLDLAEAVGESGQATGLDFSENMLAIAQAKVAKRGDKNIELIQGNAMELPFANQQFDVVTIGYGLRNTPNYLTVLSEIYRVLKPGGRAICIETSHPTLPVYKQAFELYFENIMPLFGKLFAKSYEEYRWLQKSAKDFPNAKLLKELFERAGFSAVEYKMHGGGAVATHFAKKSLKPKSNIRIGK; encoded by the coding sequence ATGACAGAAGTAAATGAAGAACGTGTGCATGAGATTTTTAATACAATCTCAGAAGACTACGATAAGATGAACTCAATTATTAGCTTTAAACAACATGATTTGTGGCGAGCGCAAACAATGAAAAAAATGGGAAATTTAACGGGGCAAAAAGTGCTTGATTTGTGCTGTGGAACTGGAGATTGGCTACTTGATTTGGCGGAGGCTGTAGGAGAGAGTGGGCAAGCGACTGGTTTAGACTTTTCGGAGAATATGCTGGCCATTGCTCAAGCAAAAGTTGCTAAGCGTGGAGATAAAAACATTGAGTTAATTCAGGGAAATGCAATGGAGTTGCCTTTTGCTAATCAGCAGTTTGATGTGGTTACGATTGGCTATGGGCTTAGAAATACACCCAACTATCTTACCGTACTATCAGAGATATACCGTGTTTTAAAGCCTGGAGGTAGGGCAATTTGTATTGAGACCTCTCATCCCACATTGCCTGTTTACAAGCAAGCTTTTGAGTTATATTTTGAAAATATCATGCCACTTTTTGGAAAATTATTTGCTAAGTCTTATGAAGAATATCGTTGGTTACAAAAGTCAGCTAAAGATTTTCCAAATGCAAAGCTGTTAAAAGAGTTATTTGAACGCGCAGGTTTTTCGGCGGTGGAGTATAAAATGCATGGTGGAGGTGCTGTTGCAACTCATTTTGCTAAAAAATCATTGAAGCCTAAGTCAAATATTCGTATTGGTAAGTAG
- a CDS encoding transglycosylase yields the protein MKLSKVAISTGLVASLMFISSGIAHADTPTPSTHDIALEVINGNYGDGGERITKLTNKGFDAKVIQAEVNDILLGKVKQTPVSTKIIERQPTKVTSVQSVSDGLNMSQNSGQVDIQALANYMMANTANTAGYSASEWAYIISRESNGLVDSVNASSGAYGVFQLLGHGEYSGMPLSEQIAMASKLPAGSWVVYN from the coding sequence ATGAAGTTAAGTAAAGTTGCTATTTCAACTGGATTAGTTGCATCGTTAATGTTTATCAGTAGTGGTATTGCTCATGCAGACACCCCTACTCCATCAACACATGACATTGCGCTGGAGGTGATTAATGGAAACTATGGTGACGGTGGTGAACGCATCACAAAACTAACAAACAAAGGTTTTGATGCTAAAGTTATCCAAGCAGAAGTTAATGATATCTTACTAGGAAAAGTAAAACAAACTCCCGTATCTACTAAGATTATTGAAAGACAACCTACTAAAGTTACATCAGTACAAAGTGTTTCTGATGGACTCAATATGAGCCAAAATTCTGGACAAGTTGACATTCAAGCGCTCGCAAATTATATGATGGCTAATACAGCAAATACGGCTGGTTATTCTGCTAGTGAGTGGGCTTATATCATCTCTCGTGAATCAAACGGGTTAGTTGATAGTGTTAATGCGAGTTCAGGTGCTTATGGCGTTTTTCAATTGCTAGGTCATGGTGAATATTCTGGTATGCCTTTGAGCGAACAGATTGCTATGGCAAGTAAACTTCCCGCTGGTAGCTGGGTGGTTTACAACTAA
- a CDS encoding 6-phospho-beta-glucosidase yields MPFSKDFLWGGATAANQCEGGYNLGGRGLANVDVVPHGKDRFPIITGEMKHLDFDDEHYYPAKEAIDMYHHWKEDLALFAEMGFKTYRMSLAWTRIFPKGDEKEPNEEGLKFYEEIFKECQRLGIEPLVTITHFDCPIHLIEEYGGWRNRKMVEFYENLARTIFTRFKGLVHYWLTFNEINMLLHAPFMGAGIVFEEGENKEQTKYLAAHHELLASAIATKIAHEIDPENKIGCMLAAGEYYPFDCHPDNVLEAQKQNRDNLFFIDVQSRGKYPNYLLKKLERESIELPIKEGDLEILAENTVDFISFSYYSSRVAKAKDEAADKSAGNIFESVTNPYLEASEWGWQIDPKGLRITMNTAYDRYQKPLFVVENGLGAVDTPDSDGFVADDYRIAYLAAHIEEMKKAVEIDGVELLGYTTWGCIDLVSAGTGEMSKRYGFIYVDRDDFGKGTLKRTPKKSFNWYKKVIASNGEDLSNE; encoded by the coding sequence ATGCCATTTAGTAAAGATTTCCTATGGGGCGGTGCCACGGCTGCTAATCAATGTGAAGGCGGATATAACCTTGGAGGTAGAGGTCTTGCAAACGTTGATGTTGTACCACATGGTAAAGATAGATTTCCCATTATTACGGGAGAAATGAAACACTTGGATTTCGATGATGAACATTATTATCCAGCAAAAGAAGCGATTGATATGTATCATCATTGGAAAGAAGACCTTGCTCTTTTCGCGGAGATGGGATTTAAAACCTATCGAATGTCACTCGCATGGACAAGAATTTTTCCAAAAGGTGATGAAAAAGAGCCAAACGAAGAAGGATTGAAGTTTTATGAAGAAATCTTCAAAGAATGTCAACGTTTAGGCATTGAGCCATTAGTAACCATTACACACTTTGATTGTCCGATTCATCTTATCGAAGAATATGGCGGCTGGCGTAATCGAAAAATGGTTGAATTTTACGAAAATCTTGCACGTACGATTTTCACACGGTTTAAAGGACTGGTTCATTATTGGCTCACTTTCAATGAAATCAATATGCTCTTGCACGCTCCGTTCATGGGAGCAGGTATTGTGTTTGAAGAAGGAGAAAATAAAGAGCAAACCAAATATTTAGCGGCTCATCATGAGCTTTTAGCATCAGCGATTGCTACAAAAATAGCTCACGAGATTGACCCAGAAAATAAAATCGGATGTATGTTAGCTGCAGGAGAATATTATCCTTTTGACTGTCATCCAGATAATGTACTTGAAGCTCAAAAACAAAATCGAGATAATCTTTTCTTCATTGACGTTCAATCACGAGGAAAATATCCAAATTATCTTCTTAAAAAGCTAGAGCGTGAATCCATTGAACTTCCAATCAAAGAAGGAGATTTGGAGATTTTAGCGGAAAATACTGTAGATTTTATCTCATTTAGCTATTATTCAAGTCGGGTGGCAAAGGCAAAAGATGAGGCAGCAGATAAGTCTGCTGGAAATATTTTTGAATCAGTGACTAATCCTTATTTGGAAGCAAGTGAATGGGGATGGCAAATTGACCCTAAAGGTCTTCGCATCACAATGAATACAGCTTATGACCGCTACCAGAAACCACTTTTTGTTGTTGAAAATGGGCTTGGTGCAGTAGATACACCTGATTCAGATGGTTTTGTTGCTGACGATTATCGAATTGCTTACTTGGCAGCTCATATTGAAGAGATGAAAAAAGCCGTTGAGATTGATGGCGTAGAACTTCTTGGTTACACGACTTGGGGCTGTATTGACCTTGTTTCTGCAGGTACGGGTGAAATGAGCAAACGTTATGGCTTTATTTACGTTGATAGAGATGATTTTGGTAAGGGAACATTGAAACGTACCCCTAAAAAATCATTTAATTGGTACAAAAAAGTGATTGCATCAAACGGGGAAGATTTAAGTAATGAATGA
- the yidD gene encoding membrane protein insertion efficiency factor YidD has protein sequence MKKVLVKAVHGYQRWISPALPPACRYYPTCSNYMIQAIEKHGATKGIAMGTARILRCHPLCTPGYDLVPDHFSLRRNWEEPQKTTLLNKNCLFFVNQKILKIKMKTLLNHFEKC, from the coding sequence ATGAAAAAAGTATTAGTGAAGGCAGTGCATGGTTATCAGCGTTGGATTTCTCCAGCTCTCCCTCCAGCTTGCCGTTATTATCCTACCTGCTCCAACTATATGATTCAGGCGATAGAAAAACACGGTGCCACAAAAGGTATAGCAATGGGAACCGCTCGTATTTTACGTTGTCATCCATTGTGCACTCCTGGGTATGACCTAGTTCCAGACCATTTTAGCTTGCGACGAAATTGGGAAGAACCCCAAAAGACAACTCTTCTAAATAAGAATTGTCTTTTTTTCGTAAATCAAAAAATATTAAAAATAAAAATGAAAACGCTATTAAATCATTTTGAAAAATGTTAG
- a CDS encoding 1-deoxy-D-xylulose-5-phosphate synthase — protein sequence MSILDKVNTPADVKNLTISELNELATEVRATVLHKVSNVGGHVGPNLGVTELTIALHKVFNSPVDKFIWDVSHQTYPHKILTGRKAGFTDGHFHDITPYTSQHESEHDFFTVGHTSTSVANALGFAKARDLKGNKENIIAVIGDGSISGGLAMEALNNAGDFDSNLIIIFNDNQMSIAENHGGLYRNLAELRETKGAAANNFFKTFGLDYKYLEEGNDIEALIHLFEEVKDINHPIVLHIHTEKGHGYAPAIENKENFHWRGAFDLETGALKAAPSTKSYISVMLDYLDKKMAEGLPLVAINAAIPGIFGLKQFASKYPERYIDAGIAEQFTITFGGAMAAYGARPIIFHNSTFLQRAYDQLWHDVAINEEPAIIIVKGGVISGSDKTHQGSSAMTWISNIPNLKYLAPTSEEELLSMLDWALAQHEEPVVIQMPEHGVESRLSVLTDYSEPSYQMEKVGEKVAILALGGLYSHGEKIVSELSKSGIEATLVNPLFVNDLDQTFLSALTENHEVIVTIEDGILDGGFGQKVASFLGKYDVKVLNFGAKREFNDSVPASELYERYHLTPELMVADILQLLK from the coding sequence ATGTCAATTTTAGATAAAGTAAATACACCTGCGGATGTAAAAAATTTGACAATTTCAGAGCTTAATGAATTAGCCACTGAAGTACGTGCTACTGTGCTTCATAAAGTTTCAAATGTCGGGGGGCACGTTGGTCCTAATCTTGGAGTAACAGAGTTAACAATTGCTCTACACAAAGTTTTTAATTCACCTGTTGATAAGTTTATCTGGGATGTTTCTCATCAAACTTATCCTCATAAGATTTTGACGGGACGCAAGGCTGGTTTTACTGATGGACACTTTCATGACATTACTCCCTATACTAGTCAGCATGAGTCTGAGCACGATTTCTTCACTGTAGGTCATACTTCAACTTCTGTGGCAAACGCTTTAGGATTTGCTAAGGCACGCGATTTGAAAGGAAACAAAGAAAATATTATTGCAGTGATTGGAGATGGTTCAATTTCTGGCGGACTTGCTATGGAAGCGTTAAATAACGCAGGGGATTTTGATAGTAATCTTATTATTATTTTTAATGATAATCAAATGTCAATTGCTGAAAATCATGGTGGTTTATATCGTAATCTTGCTGAGTTACGTGAAACAAAGGGAGCGGCAGCAAATAACTTCTTTAAAACCTTCGGTTTAGATTATAAATATCTTGAAGAAGGAAATGATATTGAAGCGTTGATTCATCTTTTTGAAGAAGTGAAAGACATTAATCATCCCATTGTTTTACATATTCACACCGAAAAAGGACATGGCTATGCACCAGCAATTGAGAATAAAGAAAATTTTCACTGGCGTGGGGCATTTGATTTAGAAACAGGTGCTTTAAAAGCAGCACCATCTACAAAATCTTACATAAGTGTCATGCTTGATTATCTGGATAAAAAAATGGCAGAAGGTCTACCACTTGTCGCTATTAATGCCGCAATTCCAGGGATTTTTGGTCTGAAACAATTTGCCAGCAAATACCCTGAACGCTATATTGATGCAGGAATTGCTGAACAGTTCACGATTACTTTTGGTGGAGCAATGGCGGCTTATGGTGCGCGCCCAATTATTTTCCATAATTCGACCTTTTTACAACGTGCTTACGACCAACTTTGGCATGATGTCGCAATTAATGAAGAACCAGCAATTATCATTGTCAAAGGTGGTGTGATTTCTGGTTCTGATAAGACACACCAAGGTTCATCAGCAATGACATGGATTTCTAATATTCCAAATCTTAAATATCTCGCGCCAACTTCGGAGGAAGAATTACTGTCTATGCTTGACTGGGCGCTTGCACAGCATGAAGAGCCAGTTGTGATTCAAATGCCAGAACATGGTGTGGAGTCACGTTTGTCAGTACTGACAGACTATTCAGAACCATCTTATCAGATGGAAAAAGTCGGCGAAAAAGTCGCAATTTTGGCGCTTGGTGGCTTATACTCTCATGGAGAAAAAATCGTTTCAGAACTCTCCAAGTCGGGAATTGAAGCAACACTTGTCAATCCACTTTTTGTCAATGATTTAGATCAAACATTTCTGTCAGCACTGACAGAAAATCATGAGGTTATTGTCACTATTGAAGATGGAATTTTAGACGGAGGATTCGGTCAAAAAGTAGCGTCATTCCTCGGAAAATATGATGTAAAAGTTTTGAATTTTGGCGCAAAACGTGAATTTAATGATTCCGTACCCGCATCAGAATTATATGAACGTTATCACCTCACACCAGAACTAATGGTTGCTGATATCCTTCAACTTCTAAAATAG